A section of the Telopea speciosissima isolate NSW1024214 ecotype Mountain lineage chromosome 3, Tspe_v1, whole genome shotgun sequence genome encodes:
- the LOC122656204 gene encoding early nodulin-like protein 1, with protein sequence MAFSRAIPSSLVLVFLLFSFSEARDILVGNKNDAWKIPTSDSESLNRWAEASRFQIDDSLVWKLDSQKDSVLQVTKKDYMACNTTTPIAKYKEVNTKVKLDRSGPFYFISGAKGHCEKGQKLIVVVLSAKRGYMGISPAPSPMENEGRAMAPTSSGSGLKAGLMVMMGCLFGIVLL encoded by the exons ATGGCATTCTCAAGAGCTATTCCTTCATCTTTGGTGCTTGTATTTCTTCTCTTCAGCTTCTCAGAAGCTAGAGACATTTTGGTTGGAAACAAGAACGATGCATGGAAGATCCCAACTTCTGATTCTGAATCTCTGAACCGATGGGCTGAAGCATCTCGTTTCCAAATAGACGATTCGCTTG TTTGGAAACTCGATTCCCAAAAGGATTCGGTGTTGCAAGTGACTAAGAAGGACTATATGGCCTGCAACACAACAACACCAATTGCTAAGTACAAGGAGGTGAACACCAAGGTAAAGCTAGACCGATCTGGTCCTTTCTATTTCATTAGCGGAGCTAAGGGACACTGCGAGAAGGGCCAAAAGCTGATCGTGGTTGTGTTGTCTGCGAAACGTGGCTACATGGGTATCTCTCCTGCACCCTCTCCAATGGAAAATGAAGGCCGTGCAATGGCTCCCACTAGTAGTGGTTCTGGTTTGAAGGCTGGTTTGATGGTAATGATGGGATGTTTGTTTGGGATAGTTTTGTTATGA